Proteins co-encoded in one Bacteroidales bacterium genomic window:
- the rlmF gene encoding 23S rRNA (adenine(1618)-N(6))-methyltransferase RlmF, whose product MLKPRKEPQQLKSELHPRNKHRQRYDFDLLKTTSPELARFVRPNDYGDESIDFFNPKAVKALNVALLKHYYKIDFWDVPENYLSPPIPGRADYVHYAADILSKSNTDKIPVGKQIKCLDVGVGASCIYPIIGHHEYGWSFVGSDIDPLAIKSAEGIIAANPSLKAAVELRLQTRPKDIFKGIIKNDERFDLTICNPPFHSSAEEAQKATQRKIKNLRQKHAATPVRNFGGQSTELWCEGGEGKFVTDMIFQSKDFATSCLWFTSLVSKESNLESIYNVLKLVKATAIKPIDMGQGNKKSRIVAWTFLQKSERDEWVKGWS is encoded by the coding sequence ATGCTTAAACCCAGGAAAGAACCCCAACAGCTAAAATCGGAATTGCACCCACGCAACAAGCACCGGCAACGCTACGACTTTGATCTTTTAAAGACAACTTCGCCCGAGCTGGCCAGGTTTGTGCGCCCCAACGATTATGGCGACGAATCCATCGACTTCTTTAATCCAAAGGCCGTGAAAGCACTCAATGTGGCGCTGCTCAAGCACTATTACAAAATTGATTTCTGGGATGTCCCCGAAAACTATTTAAGCCCGCCCATCCCCGGAAGGGCTGATTATGTCCACTATGCGGCGGATATTTTGAGTAAATCAAATACGGACAAAATCCCCGTCGGGAAACAGATTAAATGCTTGGATGTGGGCGTGGGCGCAAGTTGCATTTATCCCATTATTGGCCACCACGAATACGGCTGGAGCTTTGTCGGCAGTGACATTGATCCGCTCGCCATCAAATCGGCAGAGGGCATTATCGCTGCAAATCCCAGCCTGAAAGCCGCAGTAGAGCTTAGATTACAGACCAGGCCCAAAGATATTTTTAAAGGAATCATTAAAAACGACGAAAGGTTTGATCTGACCATTTGCAACCCTCCTTTTCACAGCTCCGCCGAAGAAGCCCAAAAAGCCACGCAACGCAAAATCAAAAATTTAAGGCAAAAGCACGCCGCCACTCCGGTCAGGAATTTTGGTGGCCAAAGCACCGAACTTTGGTGCGAAGGCGGTGAAGGCAAATTTGTTACCGACATGATTTTTCAAAGCAAGGATTTCGCCACTTCCTGCCTGTGGTTTACCTCGTTGGTGTCGAAAGAGTCCAACCTGGAAAGTATTTACAATGTACTGAAACTGGTGAAAGCCACCGCCATAAAACCCATCGATATGGGACAGGGCAACAAAAAGAGCCGCATTGTAGCCTGGACATTCCTGCAGAAATCGGAGCGCGATGAATGGGTAAAAGGGTGGAGCTAA
- a CDS encoding helix-turn-helix domain-containing protein → MKNTISYLNWRTELENVKADSIGQDFILLGNENSKSKRYFWVKEHEFDIPFKMDATTIIICTQGKMKGKVNLKSYSSEAPGLFIVLPDQILQYEYISANFKGDFIIMSKQFTNDLLLNIHERFPLFRSIQDNSWIPLTAAELISMTDYYFMFKKTVQMENTPHRMEIIKHLLQAFFYSSSYHFQKMTDSENQSKQDLLMKRFLDLVKQNFKSERGVEFYADKLCLTPKYLSKVVKQNSEKSASQWINDFVILEAKALLRSTNMTVQQIGDELNFLSQSFFGKYFKRRVGVSPKEYRKV, encoded by the coding sequence ATGAAAAATACAATCTCCTATTTAAACTGGCGTACCGAACTCGAAAATGTAAAAGCAGATTCAATCGGACAAGATTTCATTCTGCTTGGCAACGAAAATTCAAAAAGCAAGCGCTACTTTTGGGTTAAGGAACATGAATTTGATATTCCGTTCAAAATGGATGCAACAACAATTATAATTTGCACCCAGGGGAAAATGAAAGGGAAAGTGAATTTAAAAAGTTATTCATCTGAAGCTCCCGGTCTTTTTATCGTATTGCCAGATCAGATTTTACAATATGAATACATAAGCGCCAATTTTAAAGGAGACTTCATTATAATGTCAAAACAATTCACAAATGATTTATTGCTAAACATTCACGAACGGTTTCCTTTGTTCCGTTCCATTCAGGATAATTCATGGATACCCTTGACAGCAGCAGAATTAATTTCGATGACGGATTATTATTTCATGTTTAAAAAGACTGTTCAAATGGAAAATACTCCTCATCGGATGGAGATTATAAAGCACTTGTTACAAGCTTTTTTTTATAGTTCAAGTTATCATTTCCAGAAAATGACAGATTCAGAAAACCAGTCGAAACAGGATTTATTAATGAAGCGGTTTTTAGATTTAGTAAAACAAAATTTTAAGAGTGAAAGAGGTGTGGAATTTTATGCAGATAAATTGTGCCTTACCCCAAAATATTTATCGAAAGTTGTGAAACAAAACAGCGAAAAATCGGCAAGCCAATGGATTAATGATTTTGTAATTCTGGAAGCCAAAGCCCTATTGCGCTCTACCAACATGACTGTTCAGCAAATCGGGGATGAGCTAAATTTTCTCTCGCAGTCATTTTTTGGAAAATATTTTAAGCGAAGAGTTGGGGTCTCGCCCAAAGAATACAGGAAAGTTTAA
- a CDS encoding efflux RND transporter periplasmic adaptor subunit, producing MKKVLLGCIVLISMVGCEQKKEVSGKNREESSVGVKIEKVKLATEKVKLIYSGTVEAFQTIPLTFQGMGTVEKVLVEEGDNVKKGQLLATLDAADMENSYKVVETMHAQAKDAYDRMKQVYDKGSLPEIKWVEMASNLEQAKVQLDLAKSRLRKCNLFAPDNGTIGIRNVEPGQSSAAGMPPFILMKIEKVLINFSVPENEIEKIKKGKTAIVRVSALGNRSFEGVISHVGIVANPYARTYMAKATVQNADRAIKPGMVCDVTFENEMDEAQVVIPYTAVTTDDHGNTFVYTVSPKDNRVKKQIIKVGSYQKGGLTVLSGLVVDQMIVVEGKEKVADNTQISL from the coding sequence ATGAAAAAAGTTCTTTTAGGGTGTATCGTCCTAATCTCAATGGTCGGTTGTGAACAGAAAAAGGAAGTGTCGGGTAAAAATCGGGAAGAGTCTTCAGTGGGAGTTAAAATCGAAAAAGTAAAGCTTGCCACCGAAAAAGTGAAATTGATTTACAGTGGTACCGTTGAGGCTTTTCAAACCATACCGCTCACTTTTCAGGGAATGGGGACAGTTGAGAAAGTGCTGGTTGAGGAAGGCGATAATGTAAAAAAAGGCCAGTTGCTTGCCACCCTGGATGCAGCTGATATGGAAAATTCATACAAAGTAGTTGAGACGATGCATGCGCAAGCTAAGGATGCTTACGATCGGATGAAGCAAGTTTACGACAAAGGCAGCCTGCCTGAGATAAAATGGGTGGAAATGGCATCGAATCTGGAACAAGCCAAAGTGCAGCTCGATTTGGCAAAAAGCAGACTTAGGAAATGCAATTTGTTTGCGCCCGACAATGGTACCATCGGCATTAGGAATGTTGAGCCAGGGCAGTCGTCGGCAGCCGGCATGCCACCTTTTATTTTGATGAAAATCGAAAAGGTTCTAATTAATTTTTCGGTTCCTGAGAATGAAATCGAAAAAATTAAAAAAGGCAAAACAGCTATAGTGCGAGTTTCTGCGCTTGGAAATAGGAGCTTTGAAGGCGTTATTAGTCATGTTGGAATTGTGGCCAATCCTTACGCGAGAACCTATATGGCAAAAGCAACCGTTCAAAATGCCGATAGAGCCATCAAGCCCGGAATGGTATGCGATGTGACTTTTGAAAATGAAATGGATGAAGCACAGGTAGTGATTCCTTATACAGCGGTGACAACCGATGACCATGGGAATACCTTTGTCTATACGGTGTCGCCAAAAGATAACAGGGTAAAGAAACAAATCATAAAAGTTGGTTCCTATCAGAAGGGTGGCTTAACCGTGCTTAGTGGCCTTGTAGTTGACCAGATGATAGTTGTTGAAGGAAAAGAAAAAGTAGCTGATAATACCCAAATAAGTTTATAA
- a CDS encoding efflux RND transporter permease subunit has protein sequence MTYKKEGFIGAAMRNHTIVILITVLLIIGGIFALKDMPRNEFPVFTIRQGLVVGIYPGATSAEVEAQLTTEVENYIYGFKEVNKFKTYSYSKEGMMYMFVELNDDVENADQFWSKLKHGLNDFKKTLPSGVYALMVNSDFGDTSALLITLSSDTKSYKELEKELKKLEAECRKIPATSKIKHFGLQHEKIFVNVNPELLKEYRINSLTLMGNYRMNGGVNYAGELKDGNYDLAVHLPPNYESEKDLANQIVYSDPSGNIIRLKDVATIERRYDEPKSYLRQNGKKTILLSLEMQTGNNIVQYGKDVDKAIASFQKNSFEDIEVAKISELPKYVDESISNFMLEFLMAIIAVILVTIILLPFRVASVAGITVPISVLITLGILYFIGVELHTVSLAGLILVLGMIVDNSIVIIDNHIEKLDHNISPWQAAIQSAKELLIPVVTATLAIMAANIPLGFMIPGGAGEFMKTLPIVISVALIVSVLVAVLLVPYLNFVFIKKGLTSTKKKKGKSFLDRLQGWFDSSLEAAFKRPKWVVGIGALFVGFAVFLFMNLDQQLFPEMERNQFAVEIILPIGASLENTAQVVDSLEQVLLSDNRVVNVASFIGTTSPRFHTMYAPGMPAPNVGQLLINTVSNKATREIVNDYEEKYSHAFANAHVKWKILSLQPTKAPVEVLISSDSIGDIRAVERQVLEIIATAKNVGWVRDDWQEKRQSVKVNLDRDRANRLGYSKQQVANSLAMGLKGMTLTTLWEGDYPVDVELLQETSGARNLNTLSDQYISSQTGMATLPLRSIASFTPEWTEGNIVRRNGIRTLTILVDNARGVVASSIFNEIQPQIDALELPEGTTITHGGDHAEMSRTFIPMGYALGLSIILIFIIILFQFKKIRLSLIIMATMLLALPGTAIGMHLMGYPFGTTAFIGIISLCGMVVRNGIILIDYARELKDKRNMPIYEAALAAGKRRMRPIFLTSAAASAGVVPMILSRSPLWGPVGTVICFGLLISMVLTLYILPVLYMLTYPEGKKVKNGFWSVPPKPVLIALVIGFSLFSLNGNAQTLSLDSCKQLAIENNRKIADAQYNVLASQEVSKAAFTNYFPKISANLMAMRSVDYLLSIETPEIRLPVSDIEGTLLENGQQFAYLPPMEISMIDKVNLAGLTAIIPVYMGGQIRNGNKLAKVGVEVSQLQKEMTTTDVLIKTEELYWSVIGLKEKLNTLGGYVSLLDTLLRDVNNFYEAGLTQRNDVLKVQLRQNELQMNRLKLVNGLDLSKKLLCQHIGIECDSLLTLTDEPNISEGTAGSANVSELLYSRTEYQLTDIAIKAEKLQMKMTRGESLPQLALGGSVFYAEIDKLDLDNTIGLASLSIPITDWWGASHKIKEHRFKIEQARNKQSEAYELLTLQFENARNVLQQNLDEVKLALAALGQAQENLKITQDNYQAGIIGISDLLEAQAMAQSTKDKLTNSKCNAEIAKAKYLQAIGKYEN, from the coding sequence ATGACCTACAAAAAAGAAGGTTTTATAGGGGCCGCGATGCGGAACCACACCATTGTAATTTTGATTACCGTGCTTTTGATTATAGGTGGTATTTTCGCTCTTAAAGATATGCCGCGCAATGAATTTCCCGTTTTTACCATCCGGCAGGGATTGGTGGTAGGGATCTATCCGGGCGCCACTTCTGCCGAAGTAGAAGCCCAGCTTACAACGGAAGTTGAGAATTACATCTACGGATTTAAAGAGGTGAATAAATTCAAAACGTATTCTTATTCGAAAGAGGGAATGATGTATATGTTTGTGGAATTGAACGATGATGTAGAGAATGCGGACCAGTTTTGGTCGAAGTTGAAGCACGGATTAAATGACTTTAAAAAAACTTTACCGTCAGGAGTTTATGCCTTAATGGTGAATTCGGATTTCGGCGACACTTCAGCCTTGCTGATTACTTTGTCGTCGGACACCAAAAGCTATAAGGAGTTAGAAAAGGAGCTTAAAAAACTGGAAGCTGAGTGTCGTAAAATTCCCGCCACTTCAAAGATTAAACATTTTGGACTTCAACACGAGAAGATATTTGTGAATGTAAATCCTGAGCTACTAAAAGAGTACAGGATTAATTCGCTGACTTTGATGGGCAACTATAGGATGAACGGCGGTGTAAATTATGCTGGCGAATTAAAAGATGGAAATTATGACCTGGCTGTTCATCTGCCGCCAAATTATGAATCGGAAAAGGATTTGGCCAACCAAATTGTGTATTCCGACCCAAGTGGAAATATCATACGCCTGAAAGATGTGGCAACTATTGAGCGTCGCTATGATGAGCCAAAGAGTTATCTCAGGCAAAATGGTAAAAAAACCATCCTCCTGTCGCTCGAAATGCAAACCGGAAACAACATTGTGCAGTATGGGAAGGATGTTGACAAAGCTATTGCCAGTTTTCAGAAAAATTCTTTTGAGGATATAGAAGTTGCCAAAATTTCGGAATTGCCTAAATATGTGGATGAGTCGATATCAAATTTCATGTTAGAGTTCCTGATGGCAATTATCGCCGTTATCCTGGTTACCATTATATTGCTGCCGTTCAGGGTTGCCTCTGTAGCCGGAATTACGGTGCCTATTTCCGTATTGATTACCCTGGGTATCCTCTATTTTATCGGGGTTGAACTACATACCGTTTCTTTGGCCGGATTAATTCTCGTTCTCGGAATGATTGTGGACAATTCCATTGTGATAATAGATAATCATATCGAGAAACTCGACCACAATATTTCTCCCTGGCAAGCAGCCATTCAGAGTGCTAAAGAATTGCTGATACCGGTAGTTACAGCAACATTGGCTATTATGGCAGCCAATATTCCTTTGGGATTTATGATTCCGGGAGGTGCCGGTGAGTTTATGAAGACCTTGCCCATTGTAATTTCCGTTGCCCTCATTGTTTCGGTGCTTGTAGCCGTATTGTTGGTTCCCTATTTGAATTTCGTATTCATAAAAAAAGGGTTGACTTCTACAAAGAAGAAAAAAGGAAAGTCCTTCCTGGACAGGCTCCAGGGCTGGTTTGATTCTTCACTTGAAGCAGCCTTCAAAAGGCCAAAATGGGTGGTTGGCATCGGAGCTTTATTTGTTGGTTTTGCCGTCTTTTTATTTATGAATCTTGACCAACAACTGTTTCCCGAAATGGAAAGAAACCAGTTTGCGGTTGAAATTATATTGCCCATTGGTGCATCTCTCGAAAATACCGCGCAAGTGGTTGATAGTCTTGAACAGGTTTTATTAAGCGATAATCGTGTGGTTAACGTAGCCAGTTTTATTGGCACCACTTCTCCCCGCTTTCACACCATGTATGCGCCCGGCATGCCTGCGCCCAATGTGGGTCAGCTGCTTATCAACACCGTATCAAACAAAGCTACCCGCGAAATCGTAAACGATTATGAGGAAAAGTATTCCCACGCTTTTGCCAATGCTCATGTTAAATGGAAGATACTTTCCCTGCAACCTACCAAAGCGCCGGTTGAGGTGCTGATTTCATCAGATTCCATCGGAGATATACGCGCTGTTGAGCGGCAGGTTCTCGAAATAATCGCAACCGCGAAGAATGTGGGTTGGGTGCGTGACGATTGGCAGGAAAAGCGCCAGAGCGTAAAAGTAAATCTCGACCGCGACAGGGCTAATCGGCTGGGTTATTCGAAACAACAAGTTGCAAATTCCCTGGCTATGGGGCTAAAAGGCATGACGCTTACTACCTTGTGGGAAGGTGATTACCCGGTGGACGTCGAGCTTTTGCAGGAAACCAGCGGAGCTAGAAATCTAAATACGCTAAGCGACCAGTATATAAGCTCACAAACCGGAATGGCTACATTGCCACTGCGTTCTATTGCGAGCTTTACGCCCGAATGGACCGAAGGCAATATCGTGCGCCGGAATGGGATTAGAACGCTTACTATTTTAGTTGACAATGCCCGGGGAGTTGTGGCATCTTCCATTTTTAATGAGATTCAGCCGCAGATTGATGCTTTGGAATTACCGGAAGGAACGACCATTACGCATGGTGGTGATCATGCAGAAATGTCGCGGACTTTTATCCCCATGGGATATGCTTTGGGGCTGAGTATTATTCTGATATTCATCATTATTTTGTTCCAGTTTAAAAAGATTAGGCTTTCGCTGATCATTATGGCCACCATGCTTCTGGCGCTTCCCGGAACGGCAATCGGCATGCACCTAATGGGTTATCCGTTTGGCACAACAGCTTTTATTGGAATTATAAGCCTTTGCGGGATGGTGGTTCGTAATGGCATTATTCTAATTGATTATGCCAGGGAATTAAAGGATAAAAGGAACATGCCTATTTATGAGGCGGCACTGGCAGCCGGCAAACGCAGGATGCGGCCGATTTTCCTTACTTCTGCAGCAGCATCGGCAGGCGTGGTTCCGATGATTTTGAGCCGTTCACCACTGTGGGGTCCCGTTGGAACGGTTATTTGTTTCGGGTTGTTAATCTCAATGGTACTAACGCTTTACATTTTACCTGTTCTTTATATGCTCACCTATCCCGAAGGGAAAAAAGTTAAAAATGGATTTTGGAGTGTACCTCCTAAACCGGTGCTTATCGCGCTGGTGATTGGTTTCTCTTTGTTTTCGCTGAACGGAAATGCACAAACCCTAAGCCTGGATTCCTGCAAACAGTTGGCCATCGAAAACAACAGAAAGATTGCCGACGCACAGTACAATGTGCTTGCGTCGCAGGAAGTGAGCAAAGCTGCTTTTACAAATTATTTCCCAAAAATTAGCGCGAATTTAATGGCAATGCGTTCTGTCGATTATCTGCTTAGCATAGAAACGCCTGAGATCAGACTGCCGGTTTCGGATATTGAAGGGACTTTGCTGGAAAACGGGCAGCAATTTGCCTACCTGCCACCCATGGAAATAAGTATGATCGACAAAGTTAATCTGGCTGGTTTAACGGCTATTATTCCCGTTTATATGGGCGGACAAATCAGGAATGGGAATAAATTAGCAAAAGTTGGCGTAGAAGTAAGTCAGTTGCAAAAAGAGATGACAACCACTGATGTTCTTATCAAAACAGAAGAGTTGTACTGGTCGGTTATTGGACTAAAAGAAAAGCTGAATACATTAGGCGGTTATGTGTCGCTGCTGGATACGCTCCTGCGGGATGTTAATAATTTTTATGAGGCCGGATTGACGCAGCGGAACGATGTGTTGAAAGTTCAGCTACGTCAGAATGAATTGCAGATGAATCGCTTAAAGTTGGTGAACGGACTTGATTTAAGCAAGAAACTTCTGTGTCAACACATTGGAATCGAATGTGATTCATTGCTCACCCTAACCGACGAACCGAATATTTCTGAAGGAACTGCCGGTTCGGCAAATGTTAGCGAATTATTGTATTCAAGAACCGAATATCAATTAACAGACATTGCCATTAAGGCGGAAAAACTTCAGATGAAAATGACAAGAGGCGAATCTTTACCCCAACTGGCGTTGGGTGGTTCCGTGTTTTATGCCGAAATCGACAAATTAGACCTGGACAACACCATAGGATTGGCCAGTTTAAGTATTCCTATTACTGACTGGTGGGGAGCTTCGCATAAAATAAAAGAGCATCGTTTTAAAATTGAACAGGCACGCAACAAACAAAGTGAAGCGTATGAGTTACTCACCCTTCAATTTGAAAATGCCCGCAATGTACTTCAGCAAAATCTCGATGAGGTAAAATTGGCTCTTGCAGCGCTTGGCCAGGCTCAGGAAAACCTGAAGATAACACAGGATAATTACCAGGCCGGAATTATCGGCATCTCCGATTTGTTGGAAGCCCAAGCGATGGCCCAATCCACAAAAGACAAATTAACCAACTCGAAGTGTAATGCTGAAATTGCAAAAGCAAAATACCTGCAGGCAATTGGGAAGTATGAAAACTAA
- a CDS encoding ADP-ribosylglycohydrolase family protein encodes MKKLKPVEKDEEGNITYNLHATAADVDWMQAGRLRRRAEAGDKAAAKELEEMENTPMVEFTDEEMEAIRLSVEMKKAEEHYADKIKSVLFGVAVGDALGVPVEFKSRQTIRKNSVTDMRGHGTYNQPPGTWSDDSSLTFCLAEAMTSNFDLNTIGKNFVKWASENFWTPRGDVFDIGITTREAIDRLAKGVQPDLAGGFDVASNGNGSLMRILPLLFHIVDKPIDERYEITKQVSSITHGHIRSVIACFYYLEFARQIFLGRDKFEIYKNLQTEITSYLSGLSIDPTEIALFARLLEQDIYEQKEESISSGGYVLHTLEASIWCLLTTENYKDAVLKAVNLGDDTDTTGAVTGGLAALLYGFDNIPEKWIKQIARHHDIEDLAARLGDKIASR; translated from the coding sequence ATGAAAAAATTAAAACCAGTCGAAAAAGACGAGGAAGGTAATATCACCTACAATCTGCACGCAACAGCAGCTGACGTGGATTGGATGCAGGCTGGCAGGTTGAGGCGGAGGGCAGAGGCCGGGGATAAAGCGGCGGCAAAGGAGCTGGAGGAAATGGAAAACACGCCAATGGTGGAGTTTACCGATGAAGAAATGGAGGCAATACGCCTATCAGTAGAAATGAAAAAAGCAGAGGAGCATTATGCTGATAAAATTAAATCTGTTCTTTTTGGCGTTGCAGTTGGCGATGCGCTTGGCGTTCCTGTTGAGTTTAAGAGTCGGCAAACCATTCGTAAAAACTCTGTAACCGACATGCGTGGTCATGGTACTTATAACCAACCGCCAGGCACCTGGTCCGACGATAGCTCCTTAACTTTTTGCCTTGCCGAGGCAATGACAAGCAATTTTGATTTGAATACAATTGGGAAAAACTTTGTGAAATGGGCGAGCGAAAACTTCTGGACACCACGGGGAGATGTTTTTGATATCGGAATAACCACACGAGAGGCAATCGACCGGCTGGCCAAAGGAGTGCAACCGGATTTAGCTGGAGGTTTTGATGTTGCGTCAAACGGCAACGGCTCTCTGATGCGAATTTTACCCTTGCTGTTTCACATCGTGGATAAGCCAATCGACGAGCGATATGAGATTACAAAACAAGTTTCGTCGATTACTCACGGGCATATTCGCTCGGTAATTGCCTGTTTCTACTACCTTGAATTTGCCCGGCAAATTTTTTTAGGACGGGACAAATTTGAAATTTATAAGAACCTGCAAACGGAAATCACAAGCTATTTATCTGGCCTTTCCATCGATCCGACAGAGATTGCGTTGTTTGCGCGATTGCTTGAGCAAGACATTTACGAACAGAAAGAAGAAAGTATTTCGAGTGGCGGTTATGTATTGCATACCCTCGAAGCAAGTATATGGTGCCTTTTGACAACTGAAAATTACAAAGACGCAGTTCTGAAAGCGGTAAACCTGGGCGACGACACCGACACCACCGGAGCAGTTACCGGCGGACTTGCAGCTCTGCTTTATGGATTCGACAACATACCCGAAAAATGGATAAAACAAATAGCAAGGCATCACGATATCGAAGACCTGGCCGCACGACTTGGAGATAAGATTGCCAGCCGCTAA
- a CDS encoding retroviral-like aspartic protease family protein, protein MKKVIFTSIILLLFATSVKSQVRIKMQKEGGVYTTPCTINGLRLRFIFDTGASTVSISLSEANFMLKNGYMDESDLHGSSYSQIANGDIVENTTVILRELEIGGIIIRNVEAAIMHELSAPLLLGQSAIEKLGRIQIEDDNLIIFNFNSPSTENACVKAKEMVDKAQQYYFDGLKNLSADTYQNAYDLCPDALDCFSLYLMGSAYYSSNNYSSAITFLKKASNCETKNKTLYYIYIKLADAYRELGDYENAILNTQRALTYAKENKYISSCYFYLGFINSDLKNYYKAVEYYEKSVDYYLKHLSTNVNEVMKGKVKNAMLGESYWNIAFQYHKLGQETKSDNFAIKSALCGYESAIDRCKKFGIRYELYIE, encoded by the coding sequence ATGAAAAAAGTAATTTTCACGAGCATAATCCTACTTCTTTTTGCCACGTCGGTGAAATCTCAAGTTAGGATAAAGATGCAAAAGGAAGGTGGCGTCTACACAACTCCCTGTACAATTAATGGCTTAAGGCTGCGCTTTATTTTTGACACCGGTGCCAGTACCGTTTCAATATCCTTGTCTGAGGCTAATTTCATGCTTAAAAATGGCTACATGGATGAAAGTGATTTGCATGGTTCATCCTATTCACAAATAGCAAATGGCGATATTGTAGAAAACACCACGGTAATCTTAAGAGAGCTTGAGATAGGAGGGATCATAATTCGCAATGTTGAAGCTGCGATTATGCATGAACTTTCAGCGCCACTTTTGTTAGGCCAATCTGCCATTGAAAAATTAGGGAGAATTCAAATTGAAGATGATAACCTAATAATATTCAACTTTAATTCTCCATCAACTGAAAATGCCTGTGTCAAAGCCAAAGAGATGGTGGATAAAGCTCAACAATACTATTTTGATGGATTAAAAAATTTATCTGCTGATACATATCAAAATGCGTATGATTTATGCCCGGATGCACTGGATTGTTTTTCGCTATATTTAATGGGATCAGCATATTATTCGAGTAATAATTATTCTTCAGCCATAACATTTTTAAAAAAAGCATCAAATTGTGAAACTAAAAATAAAACTTTATACTATATCTATATCAAATTAGCAGACGCCTATCGGGAATTGGGAGATTATGAAAACGCTATTTTAAATACGCAAAGGGCGCTTACTTACGCTAAAGAAAATAAGTATATTTCCTCATGCTATTTCTATTTAGGTTTTATTAATAGCGATCTTAAAAATTATTACAAGGCTGTTGAGTACTACGAAAAAAGTGTTGATTATTATTTGAAACATTTATCAACAAATGTTAATGAAGTTATGAAGGGTAAAGTTAAAAATGCGATGTTGGGTGAGAGCTATTGGAATATTGCTTTCCAATATCACAAGCTTGGTCAGGAAACAAAATCAGATAACTTCGCTATTAAATCTGCATTATGTGGTTACGAAAGTGCTATTGATCGTTGTAAAAAGTTTGGAATAAGATATGAATTGTACATTGAATAG
- a CDS encoding PIN domain-containing protein — MISKSVVVDTNLIFSALIPKASKIRDVLFESDRAFFAPNFLIAEIYKHKEKLIKSSKLDESEFYSYFTGIIQKIQFVPIDFISIESRQKAYDLCKDIDVKDTPFIALTLELNLPIWTGDKKLKDGLRRKGFNNFYSE, encoded by the coding sequence ATGATTTCAAAAAGCGTGGTAGTTGATACCAACTTGATCTTTTCGGCTTTAATCCCAAAAGCATCAAAAATTAGAGATGTCTTGTTTGAGAGTGACAGGGCATTCTTTGCACCAAACTTTTTGATTGCGGAGATATATAAACATAAGGAAAAGTTGATAAAAAGCTCAAAACTTGATGAGTCAGAATTTTATTCATACTTTACCGGCATAATCCAAAAGATACAATTTGTGCCGATTGATTTCATTAGCATCGAGAGTCGGCAAAAGGCCTACGATTTATGCAAGGATATTGATGTTAAGGATACCCCATTTATTGCTTTGACTTTGGAATTGAATTTGCCAATCTGGACAGGTGATAAAAAACTTAAAGACGGATTGAGACGAAAAGGATTTAATAATTTTTATTCGGAATAA
- the yajC gene encoding preprotein translocase subunit YajC, protein MTTALINFILLMMPSGEEGGSSSSFFLMMLLMIVVFYFFMIRPQMRKSKEQKKFREALAKGSKIVTIGGIHGKILEVRDTTLIIETEGQGRLKIEKSAAAADNTSMMAEQPAK, encoded by the coding sequence ATGACAACTGCATTAATCAACTTTATCCTGCTCATGATGCCCAGTGGCGAAGAAGGGGGCAGCTCCTCCAGCTTCTTTTTGATGATGCTGCTGATGATCGTGGTGTTTTATTTCTTCATGATCCGTCCGCAGATGCGCAAGAGCAAAGAACAAAAGAAATTTCGTGAGGCTTTGGCCAAAGGCAGCAAAATCGTTACCATTGGCGGTATACACGGCAAGATTCTCGAAGTGCGCGACACCACGCTCATCATCGAAACCGAAGGCCAGGGACGCCTGAAGATAGAAAAAAGCGCCGCCGCTGCCGACAACACCTCCATGATGGCCGAGCAGCCCGCAAAGTAG